The nucleotide window GTGAACCTTATCCACGTAAATTCACAAATTCCATGAACAACTgatcaaaattcaatttaagcCCTACTACTGGCAACCACATTTTGCTTCTTGCTCCTCTAATTGACAAGATTTCATCGTACAAAGGTGCAATAACTTCACTTTGACCAGTCTTTGTAAGTagcaacaataatttttatatgtatatatatttgaaaagcTTAGTCATTAAAGATGGGTAaggattattatattataacttgACTCGCAAAATCAAGTAGATTGACTAACCTTCCCTTCTTTATTTGATTCttaatatttctttgtttctttgttttattaCTTTCGTATAAGGTTTACttaatctttattattattatttatttatttgtatttgattattgattattttttcaaagaaagTAGTTTGTTTGTTGCTCTCaaggttttatatttttggttggaATTTCTGCCTATAGTTGTTGATATtgggttaaaatattaaaattacaatgatAGATACCTACTCGTCTTTTGTACATATCTGactttaaagaataatttaatgcAAGTAGCATTTTATGTCTTGATCAATGGGGGACCTATGctccaacttttttttttaaatatatagaggACTGTAGTTTCGTTGAATATTTTACAGACGTTAATAGGAAAAGAGTCCATATACAGATAACTCAgctattttgatttctaattgaGAAAAACACATAATAATACTTGTATACTGATTGATTATGGATGGCATATTGAATGAATGATTCACTTTTTGTAGCAACCTCCTGACTAAGTGAGTTAAATTAGTTTTACAAATGACATGTCGTTTATTacaaataattagttttatatataaacttgttCAATAACAACTTGTCCAGATGCTATAGCTAAGAAGAATGATTAGTGGCCTACAAAATTAACAAGCAATCACCTCTTATTTTTCAGATGTTATTGCTAGAGAGTCAAAGACTGGCGATGGAATATTATATTACTACTTGACCTTTGGAAGTGACAACGACAATTTGtattcattttgatatatatatatatatatgtatgtatataatctaaaatcTGGGTTATGAAAGTTGCCTATggaatattatattacaacttGACCTGTAAAAAAAGGGGgttcttaatatttatatagagaagattgttgggttttttcttttgaattgttcttgatatatacatctttgttttatttaatgtttatttatacttgtttgtgtttgatgattgtttatttttataatgaaagtAGTTGGTTTGTTGCTCTCAAggttttgtattttctttgtatttgattattgattaattttatgaaaaaagtaGGTggtaaatcaattgaatttgataaagtataattaattaatgaggtcTCTCTTTTGTTACTTTGATAAAGTAATAATCTGTTCACATGGTCAGTTTCCACaatcaatcaattgaatttggtggaactttccttcaTAGACGAATCATTCACACTAAAGTTATTCGCAATTAATTCTTCATCACTGTAAtctctcttcatcatcttcaattttATTCTCTCTCAATCATTCAGAAATATTTTCACTCACAAACCCCTCTAAAACTAGTTCCCCTGATTTCTTCAGTTTGCACCTTAGTTTCCCTGTTACTTTCTTCATTTCAGAATCATTTTGCCCTACTtctggtttttttatttttttccgtttaaatatttctgatttcttcaaccaaaaaaaaaaaaaagcactttTGGCTTTCAGTTATTTCTCGATTACTAGAAAGAATTATCATTTCTcgtatttattgttaattattttcatttgctttacttctcttctgtttttcaaactttgaaaaaaaaaaaattttaaaatggttgATGTTGCCGGGAATGTTGGGGGTGCGGTGAGTCCTGTCCTTCAACTTGCCAAGTGGTTGGCTGCTCCGATTTGTCGTCAATTTAAGTACTTGTTCAACTACActaccaatttcaaaaatctggaaatggAAGTTGGTAAGTTGAAGAATACAAGAGATGAAGTTGAGCGTAAGATTATTGCTGCTGAAAGAAATGTGGAAGTGATCAAACAAAATGTTAAGGACTGGCAGAAAAATGTGGAGGAGACCATTACTAAAGCAGAGCAATtgattcaagagaaagaaaacaactCGCGTTGTTTCAAGGGATTGTCCCCCAACTTCATCATCCACTACAAACAAAGCAGGAAAGCTTTTAAATTGAAGCGGGATGGTATCGATCCACTCCTCCAGCAAGAAAGGGAATTGAGTCCAGTTTCCTATCAAACTAATCCACCAGAGATCTGGCTTAGATCTAGTGAAAATTATTTGGcttttgaatcaagaaactcCACTGTAAAGAATGTATGGGATGCtttaaatgatgagaatgtcTTCATGATTGGTGTTTATGGGATGGGTGGTCTTGGGAAGACCACGCTTGTAGAGGAACTTGGTAGGAAAGCCGAGAAGGATAAGCTCTTTGAGGACATTGTTTTTCTTGAggtaaagaaacattcaatacAATATTGTTTATCAGTCTTTATTATCTGGTTCTGAatgttcatatattattttgtcttgcaGGTTTCAGAGTCTCCTGATGTAAAGAAGATTCAGACAACAATTGGAAACAAATTGggtctaaaattcaaaaacgaAAACGAAAGTGAAATGGCAAATAAGATATATTCAAGAATGAAGGACAAGAATATTCTTCTAATTCTAGATAACATTTGGAAACCTCTAGAATTTGAAAAGACTATGGGAATTCCTTGCGGAGCTGATCGCGGAAGAAATAAACTTTTGTTCACAACAAGAAACTTAGATGTATTGGAGAGGATGGGTTCCACAAATAATATCGGGATGGGCATTTTAAATGAAGGAGAAGCTTGGACCCTATTCACCAAAATGGCAGCCTTGACAGGTAGATTTGTTGCAAAACTTTTATTTGTATC belongs to Mangifera indica cultivar Alphonso chromosome 2, CATAS_Mindica_2.1, whole genome shotgun sequence and includes:
- the LOC123208959 gene encoding disease resistance protein RFL1-like, translating into MVDVAGNVGGAVSPVLQLAKWLAAPICRQFKYLFNYTTNFKNLEMEVGKLKNTRDEVERKIIAAERNVEVIKQNVKDWQKNVEETITKAEQLIQEKENNSRCFKGLSPNFIIHYKQSRKAFKLKRDGIDPLLQQERELSPVSYQTNPPEIWLRSSENYLAFESRNSTVKNVWDALNDENVFMIGVYGMGGLGKTTLVEELGRKAEKDKLFEDIVFLEVSESPDVKKIQTTIGNKLGLKFKNENESEMANKIYSRMKDKNILLILDNIWKPLEFEKTMGIPCGADRGRNKLLFTTRNLDVLERMGSTNNIGMGILNEGEAWTLFTKMAALTGRFVAKLLFVSFIA